The following are encoded in a window of Brevibacillus sp. DP1.3A genomic DNA:
- a CDS encoding MFS transporter, with amino-acid sequence MAILQHPVFRRLYTAHIVHIIGNEFTFIAVVGLLHDLSGSGLSFAAGTVFRMIPYVFASFFAGTLVENWDKRRVMIVVNLLRGILVSLFFFITSATYLWVAFLLLILVNICSAFFQPAMQVAIVQSVAEKDRLAANSLLQGTTSFLIIICQGVAAVLVYLFSYRYNFLLDAACYLLSLFILLPLPYIANNVVSKAAVPFIERLKEGFRYIGKHREIGSVIGYQMAERVCGAYYIMLMYYVLTERGEGLYVFGLLDIPLGLGGVIAGIAVNKLSDSLSEKGTWRVQGWALVAMGCSIIAVFHAKPLLGLAIAILFASTAQFSSSILSVTKLQQLSDPAYLARVFSIREMATMGSFSASCLILGFSAEQIGSAAVSVWLGFFGIAAGLLWLWSRRKLQKIADVQ; translated from the coding sequence GTGGCGATCTTACAACATCCCGTCTTTCGCCGTTTGTATACGGCCCACATTGTACACATCATCGGAAATGAATTTACATTTATTGCGGTCGTTGGACTTTTACATGATTTAAGTGGATCGGGCCTTTCATTTGCGGCAGGTACTGTGTTTCGCATGATCCCCTATGTATTTGCCAGCTTTTTCGCAGGGACGCTTGTGGAGAATTGGGATAAACGGCGAGTCATGATTGTCGTCAATTTGCTTCGCGGCATTCTCGTCAGTTTGTTTTTCTTTATCACATCTGCGACCTACTTATGGGTAGCTTTTTTGTTATTGATTCTGGTCAATATTTGTAGTGCTTTTTTCCAACCAGCCATGCAAGTAGCGATCGTACAATCCGTGGCGGAAAAGGATAGGCTGGCTGCCAATTCCCTTTTGCAGGGGACGACTTCGTTTCTCATTATTATTTGTCAGGGTGTGGCAGCAGTTCTGGTTTACTTGTTCTCCTACCGATACAACTTTTTGCTGGATGCCGCCTGTTATTTGTTGTCGCTGTTCATCTTGCTTCCGCTTCCGTATATCGCCAACAATGTTGTATCGAAAGCGGCTGTACCTTTTATAGAAAGGCTAAAAGAGGGCTTCCGTTACATCGGTAAACATCGGGAAATTGGCAGTGTGATCGGCTATCAGATGGCGGAAAGGGTATGTGGCGCTTATTACATTATGCTGATGTACTATGTTCTTACGGAACGGGGAGAGGGCTTGTATGTATTCGGACTCCTGGATATTCCGCTGGGCCTCGGGGGTGTGATCGCTGGGATTGCGGTGAATAAGCTGTCTGACAGCCTGAGTGAAAAGGGAACGTGGCGTGTCCAAGGCTGGGCACTCGTTGCGATGGGATGCTCGATTATCGCCGTGTTTCATGCGAAACCACTACTTGGATTGGCAATCGCCATCCTCTTTGCATCAACGGCTCAGTTTAGCTCATCGATATTGTCCGTAACGAAGCTGCAACAATTATCTGATCCTGCTTATTTGGCTCGTGTTTTTTCCATTCGGGAAATGGCGACTATGGGAAGCTTTTCTGCGAGCTGCTTGATTCTCGGATTCAGTGCGGAGCAGATTGGCAGTGCCGCTGTCTCCGTGTGGCTTGGTTTCTTTGGGATTGCAGCAGGACTTCTGTGGCTTTGGAGCCGTCGTAAGTTGCAAAAGATCGCGGATGTACAGTGA
- a CDS encoding MFS transporter, translating into MKELWRQRSFRWYWLGMFLSSLGDQFGWMGLTWFVMNKTGSPAAMGGVVLAYMLPAVFAGLVAGVLLDRFDRRKLIMMDNVARGLIFIALVALLQVDQVPLFVIYVLIVIAGILSPLSTAGAQTLLPRIVSDKNQLVKANGVMETQWQIVYMFGPALAGVLIGVIGEAYVLLIDAVSFFVCAFCFSRLPRELTKSANPTEIAKGQMGVFFRSLLSDMRTGYRYIFGRKQLVILVFFTFLFNMSYGPIEIALPLYANQDLAGGSVALGMLWSSLAVGALLGSLFFSTVTWKLPLGSTLAGIIVAWGLTTLPIALFSRVEIAMASMVVAGFCFAPYNITYRSYLQKQVPDALLGRVLTSVRTITGTGMPAGAAVSGFLIPFLGVQGIIGAGAAVCIIFGLIAFGALKNLEDSASLPIEER; encoded by the coding sequence ATGAAGGAATTATGGCGGCAGCGTTCATTTCGCTGGTATTGGCTGGGGATGTTCTTATCTAGTCTGGGGGATCAGTTTGGCTGGATGGGCTTGACGTGGTTTGTCATGAATAAAACAGGCTCACCTGCTGCAATGGGTGGGGTTGTTCTTGCGTATATGCTCCCTGCTGTATTTGCTGGGTTAGTAGCGGGAGTTTTGCTGGATCGGTTTGATCGACGCAAGCTCATCATGATGGACAATGTGGCGAGAGGACTAATTTTTATAGCGTTAGTCGCATTATTGCAGGTCGATCAAGTTCCGCTATTTGTGATATACGTGCTGATTGTGATTGCAGGAATCCTTTCTCCGCTGAGCACAGCTGGGGCGCAGACATTGTTGCCGAGAATCGTCTCGGACAAAAATCAATTGGTCAAAGCGAATGGCGTGATGGAAACGCAATGGCAAATTGTTTATATGTTTGGACCGGCACTCGCGGGTGTTTTAATCGGGGTTATTGGTGAAGCTTATGTTCTGTTGATCGATGCGGTCAGCTTTTTTGTATGTGCCTTCTGCTTCTCCCGGTTGCCGCGTGAGCTTACGAAAAGTGCGAATCCTACCGAGATTGCAAAAGGTCAAATGGGAGTGTTCTTTCGTTCTCTCTTGAGTGACATGCGGACAGGGTATCGCTACATATTTGGACGCAAGCAATTGGTTATTCTTGTCTTCTTTACGTTTTTGTTTAACATGTCGTACGGTCCCATTGAAATTGCACTACCCTTGTATGCGAATCAGGATTTGGCAGGAGGATCTGTTGCATTAGGGATGCTGTGGTCTTCTTTGGCAGTCGGGGCATTACTAGGCTCTCTGTTTTTCTCGACGGTTACATGGAAACTTCCGTTGGGATCGACACTAGCGGGGATTATCGTGGCGTGGGGATTGACCACCTTGCCGATCGCATTATTCTCGAGGGTGGAGATCGCGATGGCTTCGATGGTGGTGGCGGGCTTTTGCTTTGCTCCATATAACATCACGTATAGGAGCTATCTGCAAAAGCAGGTGCCCGATGCTCTCTTGGGGCGGGTATTGACCAGTGTTCGCACGATTACGGGGACAGGAATGCCGGCGGGAGCGGCTGTCTCTGGCTTCCTCATACCCTTCTTGGGTGTTCAAGGGATCATTGGAGCCGGAGCAGCCGTATGTATCATTTTCGGCCTTATTGCATTCGGAGCATTGAAAAACTTGGAGGATTCCGCATCACTTCCGATTGAGGAGAGGTGA
- a CDS encoding SDR family oxidoreductase has product MPFTVEIKTLHKKEVDDMSTPRIVVITGASGGLGLALTRLHLEKGDCVIATSRKAINEKLISLQNAYPNHLQHYPLDVSNNEDIRQFAAWVHIRFERCDFLYNNAGMAVFEPLIEMRVEALEETLRTNISGVLYTTRAFLPMMLQQKQGHIITVASLAGQVATAKAAVYAASKAAVIRFSEGLRHELQGTGIAVTCAMPGPIDTPFLDKADKTGSYRSKVSRYLLTPEQTAKAIYRAAEAKRPEVAMPFRLHALSRIYFLLPPWLKHLVSPLLNRK; this is encoded by the coding sequence TTGCCATTTACAGTGGAAATCAAAACTCTACACAAGAAAGAAGTGGATGACATGTCGACTCCCCGTATTGTCGTCATCACCGGGGCTTCTGGTGGTCTTGGTCTAGCTTTGACACGACTTCATTTGGAAAAAGGAGATTGTGTCATTGCCACGAGTCGCAAAGCCATCAATGAGAAGCTCATTTCGTTACAAAACGCTTATCCGAATCATCTCCAGCATTACCCGTTAGACGTCAGCAACAACGAAGACATTCGGCAGTTCGCTGCATGGGTGCACATCCGCTTCGAACGTTGCGATTTTCTTTACAACAATGCCGGGATGGCCGTCTTTGAACCGCTGATCGAAATGCGCGTAGAGGCGTTGGAAGAAACACTGCGAACGAATATTTCCGGTGTTCTCTACACGACCCGTGCCTTTTTGCCGATGATGCTTCAACAAAAGCAAGGTCATATCATCACGGTTGCCTCACTTGCTGGACAGGTCGCAACAGCCAAAGCTGCGGTGTATGCAGCCAGCAAAGCAGCTGTCATCCGCTTTAGTGAAGGATTGCGCCACGAACTGCAAGGCACTGGAATTGCTGTGACGTGTGCGATGCCAGGGCCGATCGACACACCCTTTTTGGATAAGGCAGACAAAACGGGTAGTTATCGCAGCAAAGTGAGTCGGTATTTGTTGACACCGGAACAAACGGCAAAGGCCATTTATCGAGCGGCGGAAGCAAAGCGTCCGGAGGTTGCCATGCCATTTCGATTGCATGCGCTCTCCCGCATTTACTTTCTATTGCCTCCGTGGCTAAAACACCTCGTTTCACCTCTCCTCAATCGGAAGTGA
- a CDS encoding DUF1540 domain-containing protein: MPAVKCSVANCEYWAQGNLCNAEEIMVEIDAHATVNLKEEFAGEYGQNTQHQDQAKTSSETCCLTFKPKTSEKK, translated from the coding sequence ATGCCAGCTGTAAAATGTTCTGTAGCAAACTGTGAGTACTGGGCGCAGGGCAACCTTTGCAACGCCGAAGAGATCATGGTAGAAATTGACGCACACGCCACCGTAAACCTGAAAGAAGAATTCGCAGGCGAGTACGGTCAAAACACGCAGCATCAGGATCAGGCAAAGACATCGTCTGAGACCTGTTGTCTGACGTTCAAGCCGAAGACATCCGAAAAGAAATAA
- a CDS encoding DUF456 domain-containing protein: MLDRHERNDAKRKEDTGFSETVDQHDREFTANTWTQAVFDEEEERSRRRIHYDPHSLTERYTGELDEERNDFSERLDGVVLTKEDRSPVAKVRDDDIEAAAEIAEPFPTSRAASEIDTDEDNRENGASGIGMTGLGLSILSLFLMPYLVAPIGMVLGYLAYRRNSKTLGAWAMIVGAIAILGALVIYPFYTAR; the protein is encoded by the coding sequence ATGTTGGATCGACACGAACGTAATGATGCGAAGCGGAAGGAAGATACCGGTTTTTCCGAGACGGTTGATCAGCACGACAGGGAGTTTACAGCGAATACTTGGACACAGGCCGTCTTTGACGAAGAGGAAGAGCGGTCGAGGCGCAGGATTCACTATGACCCCCATTCCTTGACAGAGCGCTATACAGGCGAGCTGGATGAGGAGCGAAACGACTTTTCGGAGCGTTTGGATGGCGTTGTCCTGACAAAAGAGGATCGTTCACCGGTCGCCAAAGTCAGAGATGACGACATCGAGGCGGCGGCGGAAATCGCCGAGCCGTTTCCGACCAGTCGTGCTGCCAGTGAGATCGACACAGACGAGGACAACCGGGAAAATGGGGCCAGCGGTATCGGGATGACTGGCTTGGGCTTATCGATCCTGTCCCTGTTTCTTATGCCGTACTTGGTGGCTCCAATTGGTATGGTGCTTGGCTATCTGGCGTATCGACGCAACTCGAAGACGCTGGGAGCTTGGGCGATGATCGTAGGTGCTATTGCCATTTTGGGTGCATTAGTCATCTACCCGTTCTATACGGCTCGCTAA
- a CDS encoding DUF84 family protein — translation MDYHIFRYALGTKNEAKRLAVQKATGTEPFCLSVPSGVAAQPMSEEETITGAINRAKAARSQTPEADIGLGLEGGLMYDEQFTKQWYLISICAAWNGSELFIGKGLAFPIPNQAVHRIQQEQIELSTIIDEWGKTVGSNHRGGAYSLLTDNRVRRSDVFCDAVIAAITPFVSSLYK, via the coding sequence TTGGATTATCATATTTTCCGCTATGCGCTCGGAACGAAAAATGAAGCAAAGCGTCTCGCTGTACAGAAAGCAACCGGAACGGAGCCATTCTGCTTATCTGTTCCCTCGGGTGTAGCGGCTCAGCCGATGAGTGAAGAAGAAACGATTACAGGAGCGATCAATCGAGCAAAAGCTGCACGTAGTCAAACCCCAGAAGCAGACATTGGGCTAGGCTTGGAAGGCGGGCTTATGTACGATGAGCAGTTTACAAAACAGTGGTATTTGATTTCCATCTGCGCAGCCTGGAATGGAAGTGAGCTATTTATTGGAAAAGGATTGGCTTTTCCTATCCCGAATCAAGCCGTTCACCGAATCCAGCAGGAGCAAATTGAGCTCAGTACCATCATAGATGAATGGGGGAAAACCGTCGGCAGTAATCATCGCGGCGGCGCCTATTCCCTGTTAACGGATAATCGCGTACGTCGTTCCGATGTGTTTTGTGACGCCGTTATCGCAGCAATTACGCCTTTCGTCTCCTCTTTATACAAATAG
- the dapF gene encoding diaminopimelate epimerase gives MKFTKLHGLGNDYVYVNCLEEDLSGVDLPELARRVSDRNFGIGGDGLILIMPSERADFRMRVFNNDGSEAKNCGNGLRCVSKYVYDHGLTQQTTFTVETLGGTVTPVVSLGTDGKVDQVTIDMGEPRFERAAIPMTGIPEEQVREEVIEVGGTAFTMTAVSMGNPHAILFVDEVKEEDVRHYGPMIEYHEWFPERTNVEFIQILNQEEILFRVWERGSGVTLACGTGACAAAVAAHLSGKTGRKVTVHLAGGDLFIEWKEADNRVYMTGPATEVFSGKYLGELPFK, from the coding sequence ATGAAATTTACAAAGCTGCATGGCTTGGGTAATGATTACGTTTACGTCAACTGTTTGGAGGAAGACTTGTCGGGTGTAGATTTACCCGAATTGGCTAGAAGGGTGAGCGATCGGAATTTTGGCATTGGGGGCGATGGACTGATCCTCATTATGCCATCTGAGCGAGCAGACTTTCGCATGCGGGTATTTAACAATGATGGCAGCGAAGCAAAAAATTGCGGAAACGGCTTGCGCTGTGTGAGCAAGTACGTATACGATCACGGTTTGACTCAGCAAACAACGTTTACCGTTGAGACGTTGGGTGGGACCGTTACTCCTGTCGTATCGCTTGGAACAGACGGTAAGGTCGATCAAGTAACAATTGATATGGGAGAGCCTCGTTTTGAGCGAGCAGCAATTCCAATGACAGGTATTCCTGAAGAGCAAGTGCGAGAAGAGGTAATCGAAGTCGGTGGAACTGCGTTTACGATGACTGCTGTTTCGATGGGCAATCCTCATGCCATCCTTTTCGTGGATGAAGTGAAGGAAGAAGATGTTCGTCACTACGGGCCAATGATCGAGTATCATGAATGGTTTCCTGAACGGACTAATGTCGAATTTATCCAAATATTGAATCAAGAGGAAATTCTGTTCCGTGTATGGGAGAGGGGATCAGGTGTCACGCTTGCCTGTGGGACAGGAGCTTGCGCTGCTGCAGTAGCTGCCCACTTGAGTGGAAAGACCGGTAGAAAAGTCACTGTTCACCTGGCAGGAGGAGATCTCTTTATTGAATGGAAGGAAGCGGATAACCGCGTCTATATGACGGGTCCGGCTACTGAAGTTTTTTCTGGTAAGTATTTGGGGGAGCTCCCATTTAAATAA
- a CDS encoding cysteine desulfurase family protein, with protein sequence MIYLDNSATTRPHPQVIETVRRAMESYYGNPSSLHQKGVEAENVLKQARKVAAQYLGCKESEVIFTSGGTESNNTAIKGIAFQYQNRGKHIITTQVEHPAVYDVCKQLEGLGFTVTYLPVDNEGRVSVEAIQKAMRPDTILVSVMHVNNELGTIQPILEIGQWLKQFPKVLFHVDAVQGIGKVPLRIKDSGIDLLSVSAHKFYGPRGVGILYKREGLIIHPLMMGGGQEGGVRSGTENLPAIAGMAKAIRILEELGSVEMIRLQTLNQLLREGIATIEGCIVNTPEANTAPHIMNLSVPGVKAEVLLHALEDKGFLISTKSACSSKVNEPSRVLTAIGIERDCALSSLRISLGRENIAEDIQQFLKALEECVSVLRTYIKQKPAPAQRK encoded by the coding sequence GTGATTTACTTGGACAACAGTGCGACTACCCGGCCTCATCCTCAAGTGATTGAAACCGTTAGACGCGCGATGGAAAGCTACTATGGAAATCCGTCTTCTTTGCATCAAAAAGGAGTAGAGGCGGAAAATGTACTGAAGCAGGCGCGAAAGGTTGCCGCTCAGTATTTGGGCTGTAAAGAAAGTGAAGTTATTTTTACTTCAGGTGGTACGGAGAGCAATAATACGGCGATCAAGGGTATAGCCTTTCAATATCAAAACAGAGGGAAACATATTATTACGACGCAGGTAGAGCATCCGGCTGTTTACGATGTTTGCAAACAGTTGGAAGGCCTAGGGTTTACTGTGACGTATCTGCCGGTAGATAACGAAGGTCGTGTATCGGTAGAAGCTATTCAGAAAGCAATGCGTCCGGATACGATTCTCGTTTCGGTTATGCATGTGAACAACGAGCTGGGAACCATTCAACCGATCTTGGAAATCGGACAATGGTTGAAGCAATTCCCGAAAGTCTTGTTTCACGTCGATGCTGTCCAAGGAATTGGGAAAGTTCCTTTGCGCATCAAGGATTCAGGGATTGATCTGTTGAGCGTCTCTGCTCACAAGTTTTACGGCCCCAGAGGAGTCGGCATTTTGTATAAACGAGAAGGCTTGATCATTCACCCGTTGATGATGGGTGGCGGTCAAGAAGGCGGTGTTCGCTCAGGAACGGAAAACCTCCCAGCCATCGCTGGTATGGCAAAAGCAATCCGGATTCTAGAAGAACTGGGTAGCGTGGAGATGATCAGGCTGCAAACATTGAATCAACTGCTTCGGGAAGGGATTGCAACGATTGAAGGTTGCATAGTCAATACCCCGGAAGCGAATACGGCTCCCCATATTATGAACTTGTCAGTACCAGGAGTAAAAGCAGAAGTCCTGTTGCATGCTTTGGAGGATAAAGGCTTTCTGATATCCACTAAGTCCGCATGCTCATCCAAAGTCAATGAGCCAAGCAGAGTTTTGACTGCGATTGGCATCGAGCGGGATTGCGCATTGTCGTCTCTGCGGATCAGTCTGGGCCGTGAAAATATAGCGGAGGACATTCAGCAGTTTTTGAAGGCGTTAGAGGAATGCGTCAGTGTGCTTCGTACCTATATAAAACAAAAACCTGCCCCCGCTCAAAGAAAATAG
- the thiI gene encoding tRNA uracil 4-sulfurtransferase ThiI, whose translation MNYDVILIRYGELALKGKNRDQFEEALVKSVRNVLRSFFKVKVRRNYGRMYVELHGEDAYAVMERLKRVFGISSFSPTIQVDPDIETIKEKALELVRQLNPQPRTFRVVSRRADKRYPIPSMEVNRMVATHILRALPAISVDLHEPDTIVNVEIRTEGTYISCETIRGLGGLPVGVSGKVLLLLSGGIDSPVAGWMMLKRGVTLEAIHFHSYPFTSERALQKVRDLAHKLTKWGGTVRLHVVPFTEIQTAIREKCPEDYLITIMRRFMMRISERVAENTNAKALATGESLGQVASQTLESMDTINKVISIPILRPLVAMDKVDIVDISRQIDTYELSILPYEDCCTVFTPKNPVTRPKPRLAAKFEEALDVEALVEDAVARTEIEEITTKPKETTTDLF comes from the coding sequence ATGAACTACGATGTTATTTTAATTCGTTATGGTGAGTTGGCGCTTAAAGGGAAAAACCGCGATCAATTCGAAGAGGCACTTGTAAAAAGTGTGAGAAACGTACTGCGCTCGTTTTTTAAAGTAAAAGTTCGACGCAATTACGGTCGGATGTATGTGGAGCTGCACGGTGAGGACGCTTATGCGGTTATGGAACGATTGAAGCGCGTTTTTGGTATTTCTTCCTTTAGTCCGACGATCCAGGTAGATCCTGATATTGAAACGATCAAGGAAAAAGCGCTGGAGTTGGTTCGTCAATTGAATCCACAACCGCGTACGTTCCGCGTGGTTTCTCGTCGTGCGGATAAACGCTATCCGATTCCTTCTATGGAAGTGAATCGAATGGTGGCAACGCATATCTTGCGCGCACTGCCAGCGATTAGTGTAGACTTGCACGAGCCAGATACCATCGTGAATGTAGAAATTCGCACAGAGGGTACTTACATTAGCTGTGAAACCATCCGGGGACTAGGTGGCTTGCCAGTTGGGGTGAGCGGAAAAGTACTGCTGCTTCTATCTGGGGGAATCGACAGTCCTGTCGCTGGCTGGATGATGCTGAAGCGTGGTGTGACGCTTGAAGCGATCCACTTCCACAGCTATCCGTTTACGAGCGAGCGTGCTTTGCAAAAAGTGCGTGACTTGGCTCATAAGCTGACGAAATGGGGAGGAACTGTTCGTCTCCACGTCGTACCGTTTACTGAGATTCAGACAGCTATTCGTGAAAAATGTCCAGAAGACTATTTGATCACCATCATGCGTCGCTTCATGATGCGCATTTCGGAGCGTGTTGCGGAAAATACCAATGCCAAGGCACTTGCAACAGGAGAAAGCCTCGGTCAAGTGGCGTCGCAAACCTTGGAAAGCATGGACACGATCAACAAGGTGATTTCGATTCCGATCCTGCGACCACTCGTCGCCATGGACAAGGTAGACATTGTGGACATTTCTCGCCAAATCGATACGTACGAGCTGTCTATTTTGCCGTATGAAGACTGCTGCACAGTGTTTACACCGAAAAATCCTGTGACACGACCGAAGCCTCGCCTCGCCGCAAAATTTGAGGAAGCACTGGATGTAGAAGCGTTAGTGGAGGATGCTGTAGCGCGAACTGAAATAGAAGAGATTACAACGAAGCCAAAAGAAACGACAACTGACCTGTTCTAA
- a CDS encoding fumarylacetoacetate hydrolase family protein: MIIRYERNGKVKHGWMVEEDHKVRVIEGDIYKIHTAKPIMTGLELPLDEVTLKAPSDPSKVVCIGLNYRDHAAEMGIDLPKEPLMFLKPSTTVIGPGEPIVYPKLTQNLHYEGELAVVIKKEAKKIKAADADDYILGFTCAIDVTARDLQMSDGQWTRAKGFDTFCPLGPAIAAKLDYHNLRIVTRVNGEVRQDARTDQLIFSIPQLIEAVSAVMTLRPGDVILTGTPSGVGELVPGDEISVTIEGIGTLTTHVVAEE; encoded by the coding sequence ATGATAATCCGTTATGAGCGCAATGGTAAGGTGAAGCATGGCTGGATGGTGGAAGAGGATCACAAAGTACGCGTGATTGAAGGGGATATTTACAAAATCCATACAGCAAAACCGATCATGACGGGTCTAGAACTACCTTTGGATGAGGTCACGTTGAAGGCACCAAGTGATCCAAGCAAGGTCGTATGCATCGGATTGAATTACCGGGACCATGCGGCTGAGATGGGGATTGACCTGCCAAAAGAACCGTTGATGTTTTTGAAGCCTTCCACAACTGTCATTGGACCTGGTGAACCCATCGTCTATCCAAAGCTGACGCAGAACCTTCATTATGAAGGCGAACTCGCCGTGGTGATTAAGAAAGAGGCCAAGAAGATCAAGGCTGCGGATGCAGACGATTATATTTTGGGATTCACTTGTGCGATTGATGTGACCGCGCGCGATCTGCAGATGAGCGATGGGCAATGGACACGGGCAAAAGGCTTTGATACGTTTTGTCCGCTTGGACCTGCTATTGCGGCTAAACTGGATTATCATAACTTGCGTATCGTGACACGAGTAAACGGGGAAGTGCGTCAGGATGCTCGCACTGACCAATTGATTTTTTCGATTCCGCAGCTGATCGAGGCTGTATCTGCGGTTATGACGCTTCGTCCTGGTGATGTTATTTTAACCGGGACTCCATCTGGTGTAGGTGAGCTTGTTCCAGGTGATGAAATTTCGGTAACTATTGAAGGGATCGGAACCTTAACGACGCATGTAGTCGCTGAAGAGTAG
- a CDS encoding sensor histidine kinase has product MVETVTLNLYDVSRKILDLTPSITTIWLQEIVRSMEIPVTIPRDFAEKRTVLLARYLVEDVDHDMQTWALDMGEWLRSQEFPFSSILRTYQLYRNVFWRVLQPELQRWSLSSQEMHYLESQLGKAMDESVFWAVYHFEQMINKELVQKEETISYLHNDKLTMLGKIAANMAHELRNPLCAIEGFLKLIGESTQEQAQLQTYIQVVMHEFENLHRQLTGFLSFSKKPILDEIFKTVQVEELLEEVEMLITPRLVGENIRFEKQIHPCSLACYEEGLKQVVVNLLNNAIDAVQNRTDKYIHVISTSSDGWLYLSVENNGERIPPEIVENLFQPFFTTKQNGTGIGLSICKNIIEKHQGTIHCDSNEKRTRFIVSLPIANAQEVGPRLEAL; this is encoded by the coding sequence ATGGTGGAGACCGTGACGCTAAACCTTTATGACGTTTCAAGGAAGATTTTAGACTTAACACCAAGTATCACCACAATATGGCTGCAAGAAATTGTTCGCAGCATGGAAATTCCTGTAACCATTCCTCGCGATTTTGCAGAAAAACGAACAGTGCTCTTGGCTCGCTATCTGGTTGAGGATGTAGATCATGACATGCAGACTTGGGCATTAGATATGGGAGAGTGGCTTCGTTCTCAGGAATTCCCCTTCTCCTCCATTTTGCGCACGTATCAATTGTACCGGAATGTATTCTGGCGGGTTCTCCAACCGGAATTACAGAGATGGTCCCTCTCCTCACAAGAAATGCACTATTTGGAAAGCCAACTGGGCAAGGCCATGGATGAAAGTGTGTTCTGGGCTGTTTATCATTTTGAACAAATGATTAATAAAGAGCTGGTCCAGAAGGAAGAAACGATCTCCTATTTGCATAACGACAAACTGACCATGCTCGGTAAAATAGCCGCCAATATGGCTCATGAGCTGCGCAATCCGTTGTGCGCCATTGAAGGGTTCCTGAAGCTGATCGGCGAGTCTACACAGGAACAGGCCCAGCTTCAGACGTATATCCAAGTCGTCATGCATGAATTTGAGAATTTACATCGGCAACTGACCGGATTCCTCAGCTTTTCAAAAAAACCAATTCTCGATGAAATCTTTAAAACCGTTCAAGTAGAAGAACTGCTTGAAGAAGTAGAGATGCTGATTACGCCTCGCCTCGTGGGAGAAAACATACGTTTTGAAAAACAAATCCACCCCTGCTCACTCGCATGTTATGAAGAAGGCTTGAAGCAAGTTGTCGTCAATCTATTAAACAATGCCATTGACGCCGTACAAAATCGCACAGACAAGTATATTCATGTCATTTCCACTTCTTCAGATGGATGGCTCTATTTGAGTGTGGAAAACAATGGCGAAAGGATTCCACCCGAGATCGTGGAAAATCTTTTCCAACCATTCTTTACGACTAAACAAAATGGGACAGGTATCGGCTTGTCCATCTGCAAAAATATTATCGAAAAGCATCAAGGTACGATCCATTGTGATTCCAATGAAAAACGCACACGCTTTATCGTTTCTCTGCCGATTGCGAATGCCCAGGAAGTTGGTCCGCGATTGGAAGCTCTCTAG
- a CDS encoding TerC family protein, with product MGEYFWLGLVHIFMIDLVLSSDNAVVIGMACRGLPRNERKRAILYGTLGAILLRIVLTGMTTWMLDIPLVKAIGGLLLLWIACKLMLGENEELANVSHNQTIGQAVRTIIVADFVMSLDNVLAVGGAAHGDLWLVLLGLAMSIPLLMWGSVWIARMMNRFPSMVIIGGGILTFTAVEMCLQDPYVWKWVNPLLLNHMWLPVFAAVVVMFWGRMKRT from the coding sequence ATGGGCGAGTATTTTTGGCTGGGTCTTGTACACATCTTTATGATCGATCTGGTATTAAGCAGCGACAATGCTGTGGTCATAGGTATGGCCTGCCGCGGACTCCCAAGAAATGAGAGAAAACGGGCGATTTTATATGGGACATTGGGTGCAATCCTCTTGCGAATTGTGCTAACGGGAATGACTACCTGGATGTTGGATATTCCTCTCGTGAAGGCAATCGGGGGATTATTATTGCTATGGATAGCATGTAAGCTGATGCTGGGTGAGAATGAAGAGCTCGCAAACGTATCGCATAATCAGACAATTGGTCAGGCAGTCAGGACTATCATAGTAGCAGATTTTGTCATGAGTTTGGACAATGTTTTGGCAGTTGGTGGAGCAGCACATGGCGATTTATGGTTAGTTTTGCTGGGGTTAGCGATGAGCATTCCACTATTAATGTGGGGAAGTGTGTGGATTGCCCGCATGATGAATCGTTTTCCCAGTATGGTCATCATTGGCGGCGGAATTCTTACCTTTACAGCCGTTGAAATGTGTCTTCAGGATCCGTATGTCTGGAAGTGGGTGAATCCTTTGCTTCTCAATCATATGTGGTTGCCCGTATTTGCTGCCGTAGTAGTTATGTTTTGGGGGCGGATGAAAAGGACGTGA